The Flavobacterium johnsoniae UW101 genomic interval GCATTCATACAATTGATAACGCAGAATATCTGAAAACTGAACCAATAAAACTGACGCCAATTGTACGTTACTCTGCATTAGAATATGAATATGATTCAAAATATTAAACATCAAATGCGGATTTATCTGATCCTGCAAAATCTTGATTTGCGCTTCAAGGTGAACTTGCTGCAATTGTGCATGATTTCTTTCGATGACATTATGCTCCTGATAAAACCGAAGTCCGCAGGCAGTACCGCAGATTAAAATCGCCGATGGAATGTTGCCGTAAAATCGTGACCACAGAAAATGAAGAGACTCCACATCAGCTTCTCCGGGATATGCTTTCCTTCTCAAAACCGAATCAGAAAAAACAATATAAATCAGTGACAGACAAAATGCCAAAAGCAGTACAACAATAACGCTTTGTACCGCAAACCAGTTCATTTTATTTTGTTTTAGTGCTTTAGGCAGTATAACATCACTTAAAATATGAGCTAAAACGGCAGAACAAAACAAAACTAAAACTGCCTGAATCGTGGCCGTCAAAAAATCGTAATCTTCAATCATCTGGGCCCAGATTGTCATGCCTAATAAGCTCCAGAAAAAGACTAAAAATATCCAATGGCTATTTTTATAATTTGCAACCATCTAAATAATTTATAAGATTTACATTCAAAATTAACCTATATATTTTAAACAAACAGCAAAGGAGCACAAACCACAATTGCTGTTAAAATTAGTTTGATGAACTACACTATTGTTTTGACCAACGGAATTTTTGAAGGTATCTAAATGAAAAACAATCCTTAAAACAAAAAAGCTCCAGAGGAGTGACATATATTTTTCTGTAATCTAAATATATGTCACTCCTATGAAGCTTTATAATGCAAACGTTTATTCTTTGC includes:
- a CDS encoding sensor histidine kinase; amino-acid sequence: MTIWAQMIEDYDFLTATIQAVLVLFCSAVLAHILSDVILPKALKQNKMNWFAVQSVIVVLLLAFCLSLIYIVFSDSVLRRKAYPGEADVESLHFLWSRFYGNIPSAILICGTACGLRFYQEHNVIERNHAQLQQVHLEAQIKILQDQINPHLMFNILNHIHILMQSNVQLASVLLVQFSDILRYQLYECNKEYVPLHLEIKYLKDLLAVEETRWGNELEVKSKWNIEDGQLQIVPLLLVPLIENAFKHVSRLPNQKGYVHLSCEQINHQLNFRIENSYTEQYKIPSKSQGLGLENVQKRLAIQYPEKHQFNINKTDSDFTVIVVLDLK